A single window of Rhodamnia argentea isolate NSW1041297 chromosome 5, ASM2092103v1, whole genome shotgun sequence DNA harbors:
- the LOC115730441 gene encoding regulator of nonsense transcripts 1 homolog, whose protein sequence is MQGAMKTFAVDETSVSGYIYHHLLGHEVELQMVRNTLPCRFGAPGLPELNASQVFAVKSVLQKPVSLIQGPPGTGKTVTSAAIVHQKTLC, encoded by the exons ATGCAGGGAGCAATGAAGACATTTGCTGTGGACGAAACAAGTGTCAGTGG ATATATCTATCACCACTTATTGGGCCATGAGGTTGAGCTTCAAATGGTCCGGAATACATTGCCTTGTCGGTTTGGTGCACCTGGACTTCCTGAGCTCAATGCATCTCAG GTTTTTGCTGTGAAGAGCGTTCTCCAGAAGCCCGTAAGTTTGATTCAGGGACCTCCTGGCACGGGCAAAACCGTTACTTCAGCGGCAATAGTTCATCAGAAAACTCTATGTTAA